A genomic segment from Desulfurella amilsii encodes:
- a CDS encoding glycosyltransferase family 2 protein gives MQENKAVGNQFKIKPKVSILVPTWNTLENFLTEMTQSVLNQTYANWELCIADGASNNNTKEVLKKYAQSDNRIKVKFLSENKGIAGNSNEAIIMSTGDYIVLLDHDDVLSCDALYEVVRIINQFSDADFLYSDEDKISEDGKKLYDQHFKPDFSPDMLRSYNYISHLCVIKKDLLDKVGYFREGFEGSQDYDLILRCTEQAKRIVHIPKILYHWRSTQESTSRNSNAKPYAFESAKKALREHLERIGLKGEIVDTDVLGFYRIYYEISSLPKVSIIIPNKDHKNDLEKCINSILKSTYKNYEIIIVENNSTEKSIFNYYDYLKATYSFINILEWEKPFNYAGINNFAAKFAKGDVLLFLNNDIEIINKDWLEEMLMFIQRDDVGIVGAKLYYPDNTIQHAGVIIGINKIAEHAFRYFPYNANGYFMRLKIVHNLSAVTGALLMTKKTIFNEVGGFDEGYTVAFNDIDYCLKVRQKKYLVVFTPHAKAYHFESKSLGYKNIPERFVRFNIEAEKFKSKWHSMLAEGDPYYNPNLTLRKTDFSIANSEDIKEVEKYSIDGIFYLRNGLIDKAKGLFQLALEKNLFNVDAVFCLGAFALEEKNYAGAIEKFNFLIKNNLIKHDVNLACVYNNLGTAFIKTGRKEDGVELIKKAYNLNNYYRDATENLEKINHNQDNFKITMKLIV, from the coding sequence ATGCAAGAAAATAAAGCGGTAGGTAATCAATTTAAAATTAAACCAAAAGTTTCAATACTGGTTCCTACATGGAATACACTAGAAAATTTTTTAACAGAAATGACACAATCTGTTTTGAACCAAACATATGCTAATTGGGAGCTTTGCATAGCAGATGGTGCAAGCAATAATAACACAAAAGAGGTATTGAAAAAATATGCACAATCGGATAATAGGATAAAAGTAAAGTTTTTAAGTGAGAACAAAGGTATAGCTGGAAATTCAAATGAAGCTATAATAATGTCTACAGGAGACTATATTGTTCTATTAGATCATGATGATGTATTGTCTTGTGATGCTTTGTATGAAGTAGTTAGAATCATAAATCAATTTTCTGATGCAGATTTTTTATATTCAGACGAAGATAAAATTTCAGAAGATGGAAAAAAACTATATGACCAACATTTTAAACCTGATTTTAGCCCAGATATGTTAAGAAGTTATAATTATATTTCCCATTTATGTGTTATTAAAAAAGATCTTTTAGATAAAGTAGGTTATTTTAGAGAAGGCTTTGAAGGCTCTCAAGATTATGATCTAATTTTGCGATGCACAGAACAAGCCAAAAGAATTGTCCACATACCAAAAATTCTATATCATTGGCGCTCAACTCAAGAATCAACATCTAGAAATTCTAATGCTAAACCCTATGCATTTGAATCAGCCAAAAAAGCTCTAAGGGAGCATTTAGAAAGAATAGGTTTAAAAGGAGAGATAGTTGACACAGATGTGCTTGGTTTTTATAGAATTTACTACGAAATTTCTAGTTTACCAAAGGTATCTATTATTATACCAAATAAAGACCATAAAAATGATTTAGAAAAATGCATAAATTCTATACTCAAATCTACATATAAAAATTACGAAATTATTATTGTGGAGAATAACAGTACAGAAAAGTCTATATTTAATTACTATGATTATTTGAAGGCTACATACAGCTTTATCAATATTTTAGAGTGGGAAAAACCATTTAATTATGCAGGTATAAATAATTTTGCTGCAAAGTTTGCAAAAGGAGATGTGCTACTTTTTTTAAATAATGATATTGAGATTATAAATAAAGATTGGCTTGAAGAAATGCTTATGTTTATACAAAGAGACGATGTAGGTATTGTAGGCGCAAAGCTGTATTATCCAGATAACACTATACAGCACGCAGGTGTTATTATTGGTATAAATAAAATTGCAGAACATGCTTTTAGGTATTTTCCATATAATGCAAATGGATATTTTATGAGACTGAAAATTGTGCATAATTTGTCTGCTGTTACTGGTGCTCTCCTTATGACAAAAAAAACTATTTTTAATGAAGTTGGTGGTTTTGATGAAGGATACACAGTAGCTTTTAATGATATAGATTACTGCTTGAAGGTTAGACAGAAAAAGTATTTGGTGGTTTTTACGCCGCATGCTAAAGCGTATCACTTTGAATCAAAGTCTTTAGGATATAAAAATATACCAGAAAGATTTGTTAGGTTTAATATAGAAGCTGAAAAATTCAAAAGCAAATGGCACAGTATGCTAGCAGAAGGCGATCCTTACTATAATCCAAACTTAACACTTAGAAAAACAGATTTTTCTATTGCAAATAGTGAAGATATTAAAGAAGTTGAAAAATATTCTATCGATGGTATTTTTTACCTCCGCAATGGTCTTATCGATAAAGCAAAAGGGTTGTTTCAACTTGCCTTAGAAAAAAATTTATTTAATGTGGATGCGGTATTCTGCCTTGGCGCTTTTGCTTTAGAAGAAAAAAACTACGCTGGAGCGATAGAGAAATTTAACTTTTTAATAAAAAACAACTTAATTAAACACGATGTAAACCTTGCATGTGTGTACAACAATTTAGGCACAGCGTTTATTAAAACAGGTAGAAAAGAAGACGGTGTAGAGCTAATTAAAAAGGCTTATAATTTAAACAATTACTATAGAGATGCTACGGAAAATTTGGAAAAAATTAATCACAATCAAGATAATTTTAAAATAACAATGAAGTTAATTGTATAG
- a CDS encoding glycosyltransferase: MAGVGEKLNEFYDAGIDILNVCNSTKDLKAYKLSTLKKLKEAFNQLKPDIVHTMNFSADYFSKLALINSKTPIVTHIHDTKIEEHLHRRALNRFLSFRTSLYISVSKAVYNMVEKIQNMFKKKHIVLYNATNLYNFQWIKRVYPKNHFNIVSTARLMSQKNLDSLVRAFAKIHKEFKNTTFAIARRWQRKIQFRKSC, from the coding sequence GTGGCTGGTGTTGGCGAAAAACTAAACGAGTTTTACGATGCTGGGATTGATATTTTAAATGTATGTAATTCTACAAAAGATTTGAAAGCCTACAAATTATCTACGCTTAAAAAGCTAAAAGAAGCATTCAATCAATTAAAACCAGATATTGTCCATACAATGAATTTTAGTGCAGATTATTTTTCTAAATTAGCTTTGATTAACTCTAAAACGCCTATTGTAACGCATATTCACGATACAAAAATTGAAGAACACTTACACAGAAGGGCGCTGAATAGGTTTTTATCTTTTAGGACCAGCCTTTATATATCTGTGTCAAAAGCAGTTTATAATATGGTTGAAAAAATACAGAATATGTTTAAAAAGAAACATATTGTTTTGTACAATGCGACTAATCTATATAACTTCCAATGGATCAAAAGAGTCTACCCTAAAAATCACTTCAATATAGTAAGTACAGCAAGACTTATGTCTCAAAAAAACTTAGATAGTTTAGTTAGAGCATTTGCTAAAATTCACAAAGAATTTAAAAATACTACATTTGCCATCGCAAGGAGATGGCAAAGAAAGATCCAATTTAGAAAATCTTGCTAA
- a CDS encoding isochorismatase family protein translates to MSFLSRENCVLCVIDMQDKLAKVMKKLDNTTKNISLLIKASKELDVPIFYTEQYPKGLGETIEPLKSLLADTQRFDKMSFSALEIPEIKTFIVDSSKTTVVLCGIESHICVLSTTIDLIEKGYNVIIAKDAVTSREEEFYNTAVDFYNSIGAKVIPSESIVFYWLKFAGTESFKKLQKVILSKE, encoded by the coding sequence ATGAGTTTTTTAAGTAGGGAAAATTGTGTTTTGTGTGTAATTGATATGCAAGACAAATTGGCCAAGGTGATGAAAAAACTTGATAATACAACTAAAAATATCTCGCTTTTGATAAAAGCGTCAAAAGAATTAGATGTGCCCATTTTTTACACAGAGCAGTACCCAAAAGGTTTAGGTGAGACTATAGAGCCATTAAAGAGCTTATTGGCTGATACTCAGCGATTTGATAAAATGAGCTTTTCTGCTTTAGAGATACCCGAGATTAAAACTTTTATTGTAGATTCAAGCAAAACGACGGTTGTGCTGTGTGGTATCGAGTCTCACATTTGCGTTTTATCCACAACTATAGATTTAATTGAAAAAGGCTACAATGTAATAATAGCAAAAGATGCAGTTACATCAAGAGAAGAAGAATTTTACAATACAGCAGTAGATTTTTATAATTCAATAGGTGCAAAAGTTATACCATCTGAGTCTATTGTATTTTACTGGCTTAAATTTGCTGGCACAGAAAGCTTTAAAAAACTTCAAAAAGTAATTTTAAGCAAAGAATAG
- a CDS encoding glycosyltransferase: MPSQGDGKERSNLENLAKSLGINVVFSGYQKDVSFYLYKSDLFVLLSHYEGFGNSHIEAIATGLPSVVSKNVPSIEVARKCTLVCNTDAENIYNQIRKIIVNPKLYDTLSNNTNSLLQQFDINNYLLKLYGIYRELLN, encoded by the coding sequence TTGCCATCGCAAGGAGATGGCAAAGAAAGATCCAATTTAGAAAATCTTGCTAAATCGCTAGGTATAAATGTAGTATTTAGTGGCTATCAAAAAGATGTGTCTTTTTATTTATATAAATCAGATTTGTTTGTTTTGCTTTCACACTATGAAGGTTTTGGTAACTCTCACATAGAAGCTATTGCAACGGGATTGCCTAGTGTTGTTTCAAAAAACGTGCCAAGTATTGAAGTGGCAAGAAAATGCACATTGGTTTGCAATACTGATGCTGAAAATATTTATAATCAGATAAGAAAAATTATAGTAAACCCAAAGCTGTACGATACATTGTCAAACAATACAAACAGTCTACTGCAACAATTTGACATAAACAATTACTTATTAAAGCTTTATGGCATATACAGGGAACTATTAAACTAA
- a CDS encoding ArnT family glycosyltransferase encodes MLKAFFKDGKINFVLVLIYIVLIVLFAFRPLSDNNEGLYADIALNMVKTSNFLIPHLDGVVYLEQPPLLYWLSALSLKLFGISEFSARVPVILSGVLLIVFSYLFSKKIFNKFFATFVSLVLVSQICFDTSVSMLMFDMVLTLFFSLAMFSFYMGYKYSDKYYRLFYVFLAVAIFTKGLVAFVLSCLILVPFIVIKKIKLKDLHLLFGVLTFAILSIWFVAVSIKVPSFFYYYFINNQVLRFFGHMYPNDTITGPIYFYVIRLLVCGFPWSVLLFYGIYKIFKMKLYKDDFYLYILLWFFAIFIFFSLSSGKANYYLLPAIFPIAFFATYTIMNEKLNLFYYILFFAGLALFIGSILVKLHYIMFINNTYVEKLPLILLSFIIFVLYFIAFYKKKYLVESIALSNIVVMLSIFLYFSLNVNDFTSKYASLWLKETMKPNTVFIQYRPFWRTSSSVFYLGKDSLLLDDFDDGDLFYGMTLLKNKNEKFIKKSDLNLLLEKHNITIISQKKNIVDYLNKQRFNYRLKRFGNKLVILIDKS; translated from the coding sequence ATGTTAAAAGCGTTTTTTAAAGATGGAAAAATAAACTTTGTGCTGGTTTTAATTTATATTGTACTCATTGTATTATTTGCTTTTAGACCTTTATCGGACAATAATGAAGGCCTATACGCAGATATAGCTCTAAATATGGTTAAAACGTCAAATTTTTTAATACCTCATTTAGATGGCGTTGTATATTTAGAACAGCCTCCCCTTTTATACTGGTTAAGTGCATTATCTCTTAAATTATTTGGCATATCAGAATTTTCTGCTAGAGTACCGGTGATATTATCAGGTGTGCTTTTAATTGTTTTTTCTTACTTATTTAGCAAGAAGATATTTAATAAGTTTTTTGCTACTTTTGTATCTTTAGTACTTGTAAGCCAGATTTGTTTTGATACATCAGTCAGTATGCTTATGTTTGATATGGTTTTAACACTTTTTTTTAGTTTAGCAATGTTTAGTTTTTATATGGGATATAAATATAGCGATAAATATTACAGGTTGTTTTATGTTTTTTTGGCTGTAGCAATATTTACAAAAGGGCTTGTGGCTTTCGTTTTATCTTGTTTAATTTTAGTTCCTTTTATTGTTATAAAGAAAATTAAACTAAAAGATTTGCATTTATTATTTGGAGTTTTAACATTTGCTATATTATCAATATGGTTTGTTGCTGTTAGCATTAAAGTGCCATCTTTTTTTTACTATTACTTTATAAACAATCAGGTTTTGCGCTTTTTTGGACATATGTACCCCAACGACACAATTACAGGACCAATCTATTTTTATGTAATTAGGCTACTTGTGTGCGGCTTCCCATGGTCTGTCTTGTTATTTTATGGTATTTATAAGATTTTTAAAATGAAGCTTTATAAAGATGATTTTTATTTGTACATACTATTGTGGTTTTTTGCAATATTTATATTTTTTTCACTTTCAAGTGGAAAGGCAAACTATTATCTTTTGCCAGCTATATTTCCTATTGCTTTTTTTGCAACTTATACGATTATGAATGAAAAACTAAACTTATTTTATTACATTTTATTTTTTGCTGGTTTAGCATTATTTATAGGAAGTATTCTGGTTAAACTACACTATATAATGTTTATAAACAATACTTATGTTGAAAAATTACCCCTAATATTATTATCTTTTATTATTTTTGTTTTGTACTTTATTGCGTTTTATAAGAAAAAATACTTAGTTGAAAGTATTGCTTTATCAAATATTGTTGTTATGCTATCTATTTTTTTATACTTTTCGCTAAATGTTAACGATTTTACCTCTAAATACGCAAGTCTGTGGTTAAAAGAAACAATGAAGCCTAATACTGTTTTTATTCAATACAGGCCATTTTGGCGCACCTCATCAAGTGTATTTTATTTAGGCAAAGATAGCCTATTGCTGGATGATTTTGACGATGGAGATTTATTTTACGGTATGACTTTGCTGAAAAACAAAAATGAAAAATTTATAAAAAAATCCGATTTAAATCTTTTACTTGAAAAACACAATATTACTATAATAAGCCAAAAAAAGAATATTGTAGATTATTTAAATAAACAAAGGTTTAATTACCGGCTTAAGCGCTTTGGTAATAAGCTTGTAATTTTGATTGATAAAAGTTGA
- a CDS encoding cytidylyltransferase domain-containing protein → MQKAIAIIQARMSSTRLPGKVMLPLAGKPVVWHVYNRAKQCKYVDEAIVAASTDKSDDELVDFLKANNINYYRGSLDNVLKRFMDIIYEKKPQYVVRITADCPHICPIWIDNQIKALNLFDGDVVYCENMGCAFEGAGVVKASVLEHIFKNTSDDQNKEHVGAVFITQNPDKLRIVEVCPKESLILQNCRLTLDEQKDYKLYKTIYEKLYDPEHFMYLQDIVNLLKKEPELININKDVHHKPLNIELQTKYTLMWKNAKKIGKFFWQDNP, encoded by the coding sequence ATGCAAAAAGCAATAGCGATAATACAAGCTAGAATGTCATCTACAAGACTGCCTGGCAAAGTGATGCTTCCATTGGCGGGTAAACCTGTAGTTTGGCACGTTTACAATAGAGCCAAGCAATGCAAGTATGTAGATGAAGCAATTGTAGCTGCATCTACAGACAAAAGCGACGATGAGCTTGTAGACTTTTTAAAGGCAAATAATATAAACTACTATAGAGGAAGCCTTGACAATGTTTTGAAACGTTTTATGGATATAATCTACGAAAAAAAGCCACAGTATGTGGTAAGAATAACCGCAGATTGTCCTCATATTTGCCCTATTTGGATAGACAATCAAATAAAAGCGCTAAACTTATTTGACGGTGATGTAGTTTACTGCGAAAATATGGGCTGTGCGTTTGAGGGGGCAGGCGTTGTTAAAGCCAGCGTGCTTGAGCACATATTTAAAAATACTTCTGACGATCAAAATAAAGAGCATGTTGGGGCTGTTTTTATTACGCAAAACCCAGATAAATTGCGCATAGTGGAAGTTTGCCCAAAAGAGTCGCTTATCTTGCAAAACTGCAGACTTACTCTAGATGAGCAAAAAGATTATAAATTATATAAAACTATATACGAGAAACTATACGACCCTGAACATTTTATGTATTTGCAAGATATTGTAAATTTATTAAAAAAAGAACCAGAGCTAATTAACATAAATAAAGATGTCCACCACAAGCCACTTAATATTGAATTGCAAACAAAATACACACTAATGTGGAAAAACGCTAAAAAAATAGGCAAGTTTTTCTGGCAAGATAACCCCTAA
- the gltX gene encoding glutamate--tRNA ligase codes for MERLRFAPSPTGHLHIGGLRTALYNYLYAKKNNGAFILRIEDTDLERSEQIYTESILEALLWCGLKWDEIYYQSQRTYIYQAYIDNMLKNGTAYKCYCTKERLDELKRDQIKKGENPHYDGFCKNIKENLDKPYVVRINLPQKDVSFNDSVHGELKFSSKEFDDFILQRSDGSFMYNFTNVVDDIEMNITHVIRGDDHITNTAKQLYIYSVLNAKAPQFAHIPMILGPDKKRLSKRHGAQSVIEYKQIGFLPASLLNYLARLGWSHGDEEIFTMDKLLEYFDLEGLNKSPAVFDHKKLLWLNGYFIRNTQTKDLYGLSFEFLSQNCKNQDKEYVEKAIEVMKPRVETLVDLAQSIEFFCSRPEIYDEKGTRKYTNQNTKAILVASIDKIKKVEFTHDNFQMLVNDLATEFGEKVVNVAQGIRIALSGKSAGPGLSEMIEILGISESIDRIKLFIEQLD; via the coding sequence ATGGAAAGGCTTAGATTTGCCCCCTCACCTACGGGACATTTACATATTGGGGGTTTAAGAACTGCGTTGTATAATTATTTATATGCAAAAAAAAACAATGGCGCTTTTATTTTGCGCATAGAAGATACGGATCTTGAGCGATCTGAACAAATATATACAGAATCCATTCTTGAAGCTTTGTTGTGGTGCGGTTTAAAATGGGATGAGATATATTACCAAAGCCAAAGGACGTATATTTACCAGGCTTACATTGACAATATGCTAAAAAATGGCACTGCGTATAAGTGTTACTGCACAAAAGAACGCCTTGATGAGCTTAAAAGAGATCAGATTAAAAAAGGTGAAAACCCGCACTATGATGGGTTTTGTAAAAATATAAAAGAAAATTTAGATAAGCCTTATGTTGTAAGAATTAATTTACCGCAAAAAGATGTAAGCTTTAATGATAGCGTGCACGGTGAGTTGAAATTTTCAAGTAAGGAATTTGATGATTTTATACTACAGCGCTCAGATGGTAGTTTTATGTACAATTTTACAAATGTTGTAGATGATATAGAAATGAATATAACGCATGTCATAAGAGGTGATGATCACATTACAAACACGGCAAAACAGTTATACATTTATAGTGTTTTAAATGCAAAAGCACCTCAATTTGCCCATATACCAATGATTCTTGGTCCAGACAAAAAAAGACTCTCAAAAAGACATGGTGCTCAAAGCGTCATTGAGTACAAGCAAATAGGGTTTCTGCCTGCAAGCCTGCTTAACTATCTAGCGCGGCTTGGTTGGTCACACGGCGATGAGGAAATTTTTACTATGGACAAATTACTTGAATACTTTGACTTAGAAGGTTTGAATAAATCGCCAGCGGTTTTTGATCATAAAAAATTACTATGGCTGAATGGGTATTTCATAAGAAATACACAGACAAAAGATTTATATGGGCTTTCTTTTGAATTTTTAAGTCAAAATTGCAAAAATCAAGACAAAGAGTATGTAGAAAAAGCCATCGAAGTTATGAAGCCACGCGTTGAAACACTGGTTGATTTAGCCCAATCGATAGAATTTTTTTGCTCAAGACCAGAAATTTACGATGAAAAGGGCACCAGAAAATACACAAATCAAAATACAAAAGCCATTTTAGTTGCTTCTATTGATAAAATTAAAAAAGTCGAATTTACGCACGATAATTTTCAAATGCTTGTTAACGATTTAGCTACTGAGTTTGGTGAAAAAGTAGTCAATGTGGCTCAAGGTATAAGAATAGCTCTTAGTGGTAAAAGCGCAGGGCCTGGCCTTTCTGAGATGATTGAGATACTTGGTATAAGTGAATCAATTGATAGAATAAAATTATTTATAGAGCAGCTCGATTGA
- the pseG gene encoding UDP-2,4-diacetamido-2,4,6-trideoxy-beta-L-altropyranose hydrolase, whose translation MKNVLFRCDASWSIGFGHLVRCLALACEFQKQGCQIAFAVNKNAFAINLIQKEKYAIYKKYTKNYKQWLSGIIEKFKADILILDVRDDLDEFTLGQIKQKFNVKIVTIDDPTNKRLACDFAFYPPIFQVKQLNWEGFRGKLYSGFEWVILRKQFLEYKNKPKKPNKKLKVFVNAGGSDPKCITPIIAKALGDLKVGFEAVIVIGALFSCKRKLEAVLKQANYEYKIFENVDNMAEIMHSCDFAVCSFGTSAYELAVLGVPAVYVCISKDHSLSASSLEEKGFAINLGEYDNLSQKVITKAALKLAENADLRYRMAQSAKSSVDGFGALRIAQEVLGEC comes from the coding sequence ATGAAAAATGTGTTGTTTAGATGCGATGCGTCATGGTCTATTGGTTTTGGTCATTTGGTTAGGTGCTTAGCGCTTGCCTGTGAGTTTCAAAAACAAGGCTGCCAAATTGCTTTTGCTGTAAACAAAAACGCTTTTGCAATAAACCTCATTCAAAAAGAAAAATACGCTATTTATAAAAAATACACCAAAAACTACAAACAATGGCTTAGTGGTATAATAGAAAAATTCAAGGCAGATATATTGATTTTAGATGTAAGGGATGATTTAGATGAATTTACGCTTGGCCAGATAAAGCAAAAGTTTAATGTCAAAATTGTTACTATAGATGATCCAACAAATAAGAGGCTTGCGTGTGATTTTGCCTTTTACCCGCCTATTTTTCAGGTCAAGCAGCTAAATTGGGAAGGCTTTAGGGGAAAGCTTTACTCTGGCTTTGAGTGGGTAATTTTGCGAAAGCAGTTTTTAGAGTATAAAAACAAACCAAAAAAGCCAAACAAAAAACTAAAAGTATTTGTAAACGCTGGTGGAAGCGACCCAAAATGCATAACACCTATAATTGCAAAGGCTCTAGGTGATTTAAAGGTTGGATTTGAAGCTGTAATTGTAATTGGCGCACTATTTTCTTGCAAAAGAAAGCTCGAAGCAGTTTTAAAACAGGCAAACTATGAATACAAGATATTTGAAAATGTTGATAATATGGCTGAAATTATGCACTCTTGCGATTTTGCAGTTTGTTCTTTTGGCACAAGCGCTTACGAGTTAGCTGTGTTGGGTGTGCCTGCAGTTTATGTGTGCATAAGCAAAGATCACAGCCTATCGGCTTCTAGCTTAGAAGAAAAAGGTTTTGCAATTAATTTAGGCGAATACGATAATCTTAGTCAAAAAGTTATCACAAAAGCGGCTTTAAAATTGGCAGAAAATGCCGATTTAAGATATAGAATGGCGCAAAGCGCTAAATCCTCTGTTGATGGCTTTGGTGCTTTGCGCATTGCACAAGAGGTTTTAGGTGAGTGTTAA
- a CDS encoding class I SAM-dependent methyltransferase has product MSVKQWQKCYGEVLDSIGEFDVIDCKACGFKHIIPIPSFEELNEMYKSKYYQKVDNFFNERFLEDKDWYDLVFKDRYDSFEEISGFRGNILDIGCGGGYFLLYGKNRGWTTLGIDPSIQSINHCKSIGLDVIEGFFDENLSKKLANEFDVVHLSEVLEHVSDPENTIFSIKKTLKPGGVICIVVPNDYNPFQISLTKACNFKPWWVAPPHHINYFDFSSLENLLQKVGFTIILKEASFPIDIFLLMGDNYVGNDNLGRICHTKRKTFEKNLALAGLNDLKRNIYKSLANLNLGREIVIYARK; this is encoded by the coding sequence GTGAGTGTTAAACAATGGCAAAAATGTTACGGGGAAGTATTAGATAGTATAGGCGAGTTTGATGTAATTGATTGCAAAGCTTGCGGTTTCAAGCATATTATACCTATTCCAAGCTTTGAAGAATTAAATGAGATGTATAAAAGCAAATATTATCAAAAAGTAGACAATTTTTTTAATGAAAGATTTTTAGAAGATAAAGATTGGTACGATTTAGTATTTAAAGACAGATATGATAGCTTTGAAGAAATATCAGGCTTTAGGGGTAATATTTTAGATATTGGCTGTGGTGGAGGATATTTTTTGCTTTATGGTAAAAATCGAGGATGGACAACTTTAGGCATAGATCCCTCTATTCAGTCCATAAACCATTGTAAATCAATAGGCTTAGATGTAATAGAAGGCTTCTTTGATGAGAATTTATCTAAAAAGTTAGCTAATGAGTTTGACGTAGTGCATTTAAGCGAAGTGTTGGAACATGTATCAGACCCTGAAAATACTATTTTTTCTATAAAAAAAACACTAAAGCCAGGTGGCGTAATTTGTATTGTAGTGCCAAATGATTATAACCCATTTCAAATAAGTTTGACAAAGGCATGTAATTTTAAACCGTGGTGGGTAGCACCCCCTCACCACATTAATTATTTTGATTTTTCGTCTTTAGAAAACTTACTCCAAAAAGTTGGTTTTACAATTATATTAAAAGAAGCATCCTTTCCTATTGATATATTTTTACTTATGGGCGATAATTATGTGGGTAATGATAATTTAGGCCGTATTTGCCACACAAAAAGAAAAACTTTTGAAAAAAATTTAGCGCTTGCGGGCTTAAATGACCTAAAAAGAAATATCTATAAATCATTGGCTAATTTGAATCTGGGCAGAGAGATAGTAATTTATGCAAGAAAATAA
- a CDS encoding N-acetylneuraminate synthase family protein: MVEFIVEVSSNHNNDLNRCVEFIDTASKIGCSGVKFQLFKIDELFAKEALDCFKELRERKQWELNPSFIPEIAKACKRNNMKFICTPFYLDAVGILEPYVDAFKIASYEILWQDLLKSCAQTKKPMIVSTGMATLDEVRYAVETVFENDCSDLTLLHCTSNYPTLPKDCNLRSIETMRQALPKNIKFGWSDHTVNFGVIHRAIHKYNVSMVEFHMDLDGKGKEYQMGHCFLPDQVKALIKSVQDAFLANGSGKKEPQDSEFKERLWRADPIDGLRPLKGLRKSLCKKQ, from the coding sequence ATGGTAGAATTTATCGTTGAGGTTTCAAGCAACCACAATAATGACTTAAACAGGTGCGTTGAGTTTATTGATACTGCTTCAAAAATAGGGTGCAGTGGTGTTAAGTTTCAACTGTTTAAAATAGATGAATTATTTGCTAAGGAAGCGCTTGATTGCTTTAAAGAATTGCGAGAAAGAAAGCAATGGGAGCTAAACCCAAGTTTTATACCAGAAATTGCGAAAGCTTGCAAACGCAACAATATGAAATTTATATGTACGCCTTTTTACCTTGATGCGGTTGGGATTTTAGAGCCGTATGTGGACGCCTTTAAGATAGCGTCGTATGAGATTTTATGGCAAGATTTGCTAAAATCGTGTGCACAGACAAAAAAGCCTATGATAGTATCTACCGGTATGGCTACACTTGATGAGGTTAGATACGCTGTAGAGACTGTATTTGAAAATGATTGTAGCGACTTAACGCTATTGCACTGCACTTCAAACTACCCTACCCTACCAAAAGATTGCAATTTACGCTCAATAGAAACCATGAGGCAAGCTTTACCAAAAAATATTAAATTTGGTTGGTCTGACCATACTGTAAATTTTGGTGTAATTCATAGAGCTATACACAAATATAACGTTTCGATGGTTGAGTTTCATATGGATTTAGACGGAAAAGGCAAAGAATACCAAATGGGACATTGCTTTTTGCCAGACCAAGTAAAAGCGCTCATAAAAAGCGTACAGGATGCGTTTTTGGCTAATGGCAGCGGCAAAAAAGAGCCACAGGATAGTGAATTTAAAGAACGCTTATGGAGGGCAGACCCAATAGATGGATTAAGACCGCTTAAGGGTCTAAGAAAAAGTCTATGCAAAAAGCAATAG